A genomic window from Cloacibacillus evryensis DSM 19522 includes:
- a CDS encoding amidohydrolase yields the protein MTVSKNRIAFFNGKIRPFADHRQAEAILIDEGRIAAIGQASHVLANCDSCVQKVDLKGRTVLPGFYDSHIHLMETSKVMDETWLGNVNSIGEMIEIGRKDAETIQSKSEWILGRGWDQEKFPGKAYPTRHDLDKISSDRPILYQRCCGIVGVLNTKALEIAKIDEKFSIKGGVVDKDSDGNVTGVVRREALDGWVKKLLPKITPERSRFLLKRMTQLGAAAGMTSAQSDDLIMVLNDVDFLDDAYSKLAAAGELSLRVGQQYLLRNMDMLNPFIAQGRRTGDGGELFYTGPLKIIVDGSLGSRTAALAESYYDAPETKGLFVHSDEELLEMMTLAHISDMQMAIHSIGDAASTKVLDIIESLQKKHANPWKHRIVHCQVGNQEIYKRMARLGVNADVQAPFVASEWRWVKDRVGEKREKESYAWKSLLDVGVELGGSSDSPVEPFAPLWGIQVAVTRTNAEGLPVNGWLPNESLTVDRALRMYTLGSAEVCGESKLKGTLENGKYGDMVILKEDPFLVKPNEIASIPVDMTVMGGRITFAGDSSISI from the coding sequence ATGACTGTTAGTAAAAATAGAATAGCGTTCTTTAATGGAAAGATCAGACCATTTGCAGATCATAGGCAGGCGGAGGCAATACTTATCGACGAAGGAAGGATTGCCGCTATTGGTCAGGCAAGTCATGTTCTGGCAAACTGTGATAGTTGCGTACAAAAAGTAGACCTTAAAGGGCGTACCGTCCTCCCCGGGTTTTATGACAGTCACATCCACCTCATGGAAACTTCTAAGGTTATGGATGAAACGTGGCTAGGCAATGTCAATTCGATAGGTGAAATGATTGAAATAGGCCGTAAAGATGCCGAAACAATTCAAAGTAAATCTGAATGGATTTTAGGCAGAGGCTGGGATCAGGAAAAATTCCCAGGCAAAGCCTACCCCACTAGGCATGATTTAGATAAAATAAGTTCTGACCGTCCCATCCTTTACCAGCGTTGCTGCGGCATCGTCGGCGTCCTTAATACAAAAGCGCTCGAGATAGCGAAAATTGATGAAAAATTTAGTATAAAAGGCGGCGTTGTTGACAAAGATTCCGATGGCAACGTAACGGGGGTCGTTCGCAGAGAGGCTCTTGATGGCTGGGTAAAAAAACTGCTTCCCAAAATCACACCGGAAAGATCGCGATTCCTTTTAAAAAGGATGACGCAGCTGGGCGCGGCGGCGGGAATGACATCTGCACAGTCGGATGATTTGATCATGGTTCTTAATGATGTGGATTTTCTTGATGACGCATATTCAAAATTGGCGGCGGCGGGAGAACTTTCATTAAGAGTAGGGCAGCAGTATTTGCTGAGAAATATGGATATGCTGAATCCATTTATTGCCCAAGGGCGCAGAACCGGCGATGGCGGAGAATTGTTCTACACCGGCCCGTTAAAAATTATAGTTGACGGCTCTCTAGGATCAAGGACGGCAGCTCTTGCGGAGAGCTACTATGACGCACCGGAGACGAAAGGGCTTTTCGTCCATAGTGATGAAGAACTTTTAGAGATGATGACTCTTGCTCATATTAGCGACATGCAAATGGCCATTCACTCTATCGGGGACGCGGCAAGTACCAAAGTTCTCGATATTATTGAATCTCTTCAGAAAAAACATGCAAATCCATGGAAACATCGCATAGTTCATTGTCAAGTCGGAAATCAGGAAATTTATAAACGTATGGCGAGGCTGGGAGTCAATGCCGACGTACAGGCACCCTTCGTCGCGAGCGAATGGCGTTGGGTCAAGGACCGGGTTGGAGAAAAAAGGGAAAAAGAAAGCTATGCATGGAAATCTCTTCTCGATGTAGGCGTAGAATTGGGAGGAAGCAGCGATTCTCCTGTGGAACCGTTTGCCCCGCTTTGGGGGATACAGGTTGCAGTCACAAGGACGAACGCGGAGGGCCTGCCTGTAAATGGATGGCTGCCCAATGAAAGCCTGACGGTTGACCGTGCGCTTCGTATGTACACGCTGGGCTCAGCGGAGGTCTGTGGCGAATCAAAGCTAAAGGGAACGTTGGAAAATGGAAAATATGGGGACATGGTGATTTTAAAGGAAGATCCTTTCTTGGTGAAGCCAAACGAAATAGCCTCCATTCCCGTTGACATGACGGTTATGGGCGGTCGCATCACCTTTGCGGGAGATTCTTCAATAAGCATCTAG